The following are encoded together in the Ranitomeya imitator isolate aRanImi1 chromosome 4, aRanImi1.pri, whole genome shotgun sequence genome:
- the LOC138675216 gene encoding E3 ubiquitin/ISG15 ligase TRIM25-like: MASADLRDELLCSICLSIFKDPVILRCGHNFCRVCIDLVLDTQEKSEVYSCPECREEFWERPTLMRNINLNNVAERFLVTHSEQEEITGICCTYCVDSPVSAVRSCLLCEASLCDKHLKVHSKSPEHVLSDPSTSLEKRKCSVHKKILEYYCTEDAVCMCVSCSLAGEHRGHRVEMLDEASEKKKTKLRNVLQKLITKKKRTEEKVQTLKDHRRKVQKKAAGEAKRVTALFVDLRRQLDDLEKKVLCEISRQEKEVSLSTLTKQLEIKKDELSRKMRHIEELCNMRDPLTVLQEPDTGDLCDPEEEGGDEDTGGHDKQLHDGDDLDVAEISHTLHTLCEVISGIRSGIYVEGPADILLDVTTASNNLLISDDLKTAIWKEEKQKRPETSERFQDYQVMSTRGFSSGQHYWDVEISRLGCGRVGMCYPSIDRRGRQSYAGNNNKSWSLCRTHSNHYFMRHDKKEILLPDNISSDKFRICLDYVAGQLSFYELCDPIRHLHTFTATFSEPLHVAFCVFWRKVKGCYVDSWLRIRS, encoded by the coding sequence ATGGCGTCTGCTGATCTGAGAGACGAGCTGCTCTGCTCCATCTGTTTATCTATTTTTAAGGATCCTGTAATactgagatgtggacacaacttctgccgggtcTGTATTGATCTTGTGCTGGATACACAGGAGAAGTCGGAAGTTTACTCCTGTCCAGAATGCAGAGAAGAGTTTTGGGAGCGGCCTACACTGATGAGGAACATAAATCTCAATAATGTCGCAGAACGTTTCCTGGTTACTCATTCAGAACAAGAGGAGATCACCGGGATCTGCTGCACTTACTGTGTGGACTCTCCTGTATCTGCTGTTAGATCCTGTCTACTCTGTGAGGCTTCTCTGTGTGATAAACACCTGAAAGTTCACAGCAAATCACCAGAACACGTCTTATCTGATCCCAGCACTTCTCTGGAGAAaaggaaatgttctgtccataagaagatcctggaatattactgcactgaggacgctgtttgtatgtgtgtgtcctGTAGTTTGGCTGGAGAACATCGGGGACATCGGGTGGAGATGCTGGATGAGGCCTCAGAGAAGAAGAAGACGAAACTGAGAAATGTTCTGCAGAAACTGATCACAAAGAAAAAGAGAACAGAGGAGAAAGTCCAGACTCTGAAGGATCACAGGAGAAAAGTTCAAAAAAAGGCAGCTGGAGAAGCCAAGAGAGTCACTGCCCTGTTTGTAGACCTCAGGAGACAGCTGGACGACCTGGAGAAGAAGGTCCTGTGTGAGATCTCCAGGCAGGAAAAGGAAGTGTCACTGTCTACTCTTACCAAGCAGCTGGAAATAAAGAAGGACGAGCTGTCCAGGAAGATGAGAcacattgaggagctgtgtaacatgagggatccactgactgtcttacaggaaccagacaccggtgacttgtgtgatcctgaggaggagggaggtgatgaggacacaggaggacatgataaaCAGCTCCATGATGGAGATGACCTGGATGTGGCTGAgatctcacacacattacacacattatgTGAGGTAATATCAGGTATAAGGAGCGGGATCTATGTGGAGGGTCCTGCAGACATATTACTGGATGTAACCACAGCTTCTAATAATCTTCTTATATCAGACGACCTGAAAACTGCAATTTGGAAAGAAGAGAAGCAGAAACGTCCAGAAACATCAGAGAGATTCCAGGATTATCAGGTGATGAGCACGAGGGGATTTTCCTCAGGACAACATTACTGGGATGTGGAGATCAGTAGATTAGGATGTGGGAGGGTGGGGATGTGTTATCCCAGTATAGACAGAAGAGGCCGTCAGTCATACGCTGGAAATAATAATAAGTCCTGGAGTTTGTGCAGAACACATAGTAATCATTATTTTATGAGACATGACAAGAAAGAAATTCTTTTGCCCGACAATATCTCCAGTGATAAATTCAGGATTTGTCTGGATTATGTGGccgggcagttgtccttttatgagctTTGTGATCCCATCAGGcacttacacaccttcactgccACCTTCTCCGAGCCCCTCCATGTTGCTTTTTGTGTATTTTGGAGAAAGGTCAAAGGATGCTACGTAGATAGCTGGTTAAGGATTAGAAGTTAA
- the LOC138675217 gene encoding E3 ubiquitin/ISG15 ligase TRIM25-like, producing the protein MASAILRDELLCSICLCTFKDPVTLKCGHNFCRVCIGRVLDTQDGSGVYSCPDCREEFQERPAPMRNINLHNVAERFLITQQEQEEITGICCTYCVDSPVPAVRSCLLCEASLCDKHLRVHSKSPEHVLSDPSTSLEKRKCSVHKKILEYYCTEDAACICVYCSAGEHRGHRVEMLDEAYEKKKEKLRIGLQKLITKTKETEKRVRSLEEHRRKAQEKAAGEAERVTALCTDIRRRVDDLEKKVLSEISRQEKEESLSLSALIHQLEIKKDELSRKMRHIEELCNMTDPLTVLQEPDTGDLCDPEEEGGDEDTGGHDKQLHDGDDLNVAEISHTLHTLCEVISGIRSGIYVEDPADILLDVTTASDNVLISDDLKTATWTEEKQKRPETAKRFKGYYQVMSRRGFTSGRHYWDVESSRSGGWRMGMCYPSIDRRGDQSLIGNNNKSWCFRRYNNQYSVIHDSKEIRLPDNISSDKFRICLDYDVGQLFFYELCDPIRHLHTFTATFSEPLHAALLVCWRKIDGSNVGNWMRITG; encoded by the coding sequence ATGGCGTCTGCTATTCTGAGAGACGAGCTACTCTGCTCCATCTGTTTATGTACATTTAAGGACCCTGTAACACTGAaatgtggacacaacttctgccgggtcTGTATTGGTCGTGTGCTGGATACACAGGACGGGTCTGGAGTTTATTCCTGTCCTGACTGCAGAGAAGAGTTTCAGGAGCGGCCAGCACCGATGAGGAACATAAATCTCCATAATGTCGCTGAACGTTTCCTGATTACTCAGCAAGAACAAGAGGAGATCACCGGGATCTGCTGCACTTACTGTGTGGACTCTCCGGTACCTGCTGTTAGATCCTGTCTACTCTGTGAGGCTTCTCTGTGTGATAAACACCTGAGGGTTCACAGCAAATCACCAGAACACGTCTTATCTGATCCCAGCACTTCTCTGGAGAAaaggaaatgttctgtccataagAAGATCCTGGAATATTACTGCACCGAGGACGCTGCTTGTATCTGTGTCTATTGTTCTGCAGGAGAACATCGGGGACATCGGGTGGAGATGCTGGATGAGGCCTatgagaagaagaaggagaaactGAGAATTGGTCTCCAGAAACTGATCACAAAGACAAAGGAGACTGAGAAAAGAGTCCGGAGTCTGGAGGAGCACAGGAGAAAAGCTCAAGAAAAAGCAGCTGGAGAAGCCGAGAGAGTCACTGCCCTGTGTACAGACATCAGGAGACGGGTGGACGACCTGGAGAAGAAGGTCCTGAGTGAGATCTCCAGGCAGGAGAAGGAAGAGTCACTGTCACTGTCTGCTCTGATCCATCAGCTGGAAATAAAGAAGGACGAGCTGTCCAGGAAGATGAGAcacattgaggagctgtgtaacatgacggatccactgactgtcttacaggaaccagacaccggtgacttgtgtgatcctgaggaggagggaggtgatgaggacacaggaggacatgataaaCAGCTCCATGATGGAGATGACCTGAATGTGGCTGAgatctcacacacattacacacattatgTGAGGTAATATCAGGTATAAGGAGCGGGATCTATGTGGAGGATCCTGCAGACATATTACTGGATGTAACCACAGCTTCTGATAATGTCCTTATATCAGACGACCTGAAAACTGCAACCTGGACAGAAGAGAAGCAGAAACGTCCAGAAACAGCAAAGAGATTCAAGGGTTATTATCAGGTGATGAGCAGGAGAGGATTTacctcaggacgacattactgggatgtggagAGCAGTAGATCAGGGGGTTGGAGGATGGGGATGTGTTATCCCAGCATAGACAGGAGGGGAGATCAGTCACTAATTGGAAATAATAACAAGTCCTGGTGTTTCAGGAGATATAATAATCAGTATTCAGTGATACATGACAGTAAAGAGATCCGGTTACCTGACAATATCTCCAGTGATAAGTTCAGGATATGTCTGGATTATGACGTCGGGCAGTTGTTcttttatgagctgtgtgaccccatcagacacttacacaccttcactgccACCTTCTCCGAGCCCCTACATGCTGCATTATTAGTATGTTGGCGAAAGATTGATGGAAGCAATGTGGGTAACTGGATGAGGATTACAGGATAG